In one Sphingobium indicum B90A genomic region, the following are encoded:
- the nuoL gene encoding NADH-quinone oxidoreductase subunit L yields MIQLIVLLPLLAAAIAGLGNKALGKLPAKIVTTGALFASCAMSWPIFIGFLTGHAEPYVAPAFTWIQSGSFDAQWALRVDTMTAVMLVVVTSVSSLVHLYSWGYMEEEPDQPRFFAYLSLFTFAMLMLVTANNLLQMFFGWEGVGLASYLLIGFWFRKPSANAAAIKAFVVNRVGDLGFMMGIFGTYLVFNTISIPEILAAAPSMAGSTIGFLGHRFDTMTVLCLLLFIGAMGKSAQLGLHTWLPDAMEGPTPVSALIHAATMVTAGVFMVCRLSPMFEVSPTALGFVTFIGAATCLFAATVGTVQNDIKRVIAYSTCSQLGYMFFAAGVGAYGAAMFHLFTHAFFKALLFLGAGSVIHAMHHEQDMRYYGALRKEIPITFWTMTLGTLAITGVGIPLAGYGFAGFYSKDGILEAAYASGGAGVGAYLVGVFAALLTSFYSWRLVFLTFFGKPRWAASEHIQHAVHGHHESPEEETGHDGHGHDDHGHGHEQTGTAGYHPHESPWVMLIPLVVLSLGAVFAGFAFHDQFIGPEGGIEFWKGALAFDSHLMHAAHEVPTWVKFGPFTVMLTGLAIAWLAYLKFTDWPRRFVATFGALYQFLLNKWYFDELYHFLFVKPAFAIGRFFWKFGDVGFIDRFGPNGLAALVVQGNKVTRRLQSGYLYTYALVMLIGLAAAATWAMTR; encoded by the coding sequence ATGATCCAGCTTATCGTCCTTCTCCCGTTGCTGGCTGCCGCCATCGCCGGTCTTGGCAACAAGGCCCTTGGCAAGCTGCCCGCCAAGATCGTCACCACCGGCGCGCTCTTCGCCTCCTGCGCGATGAGCTGGCCGATCTTCATCGGCTTCCTGACCGGCCATGCCGAACCCTATGTGGCCCCGGCCTTCACCTGGATCCAGTCGGGCAGCTTCGACGCCCAATGGGCGCTGCGGGTCGACACCATGACGGCGGTCATGCTGGTGGTCGTCACCAGCGTGTCCAGCCTGGTCCACCTCTATAGCTGGGGCTATATGGAGGAGGAGCCGGACCAGCCGCGCTTCTTCGCCTATCTGTCGCTCTTCACCTTCGCGATGCTGATGCTGGTGACGGCGAACAACCTGCTGCAGATGTTCTTCGGCTGGGAAGGCGTCGGTCTGGCCTCCTATCTGCTGATCGGCTTCTGGTTCCGCAAACCCTCCGCCAACGCCGCCGCGATCAAGGCGTTCGTCGTGAACCGCGTCGGCGACCTTGGCTTCATGATGGGCATTTTCGGCACCTATCTGGTGTTCAACACCATCTCCATCCCGGAAATCCTGGCTGCCGCGCCCTCCATGGCCGGTTCGACCATCGGCTTCCTGGGCCATCGTTTCGACACCATGACCGTGCTTTGCCTGCTGCTGTTCATCGGCGCGATGGGCAAGTCGGCGCAGCTTGGCCTCCACACCTGGCTGCCGGATGCGATGGAAGGTCCGACCCCCGTGTCGGCGCTGATCCACGCGGCGACCATGGTGACGGCGGGCGTGTTCATGGTGTGCCGCCTGTCGCCGATGTTCGAGGTTTCCCCGACGGCGCTGGGCTTCGTGACCTTCATCGGCGCTGCCACCTGCCTGTTCGCGGCGACGGTGGGCACGGTGCAGAACGACATCAAGCGCGTCATCGCCTATTCGACCTGTTCGCAGCTTGGCTACATGTTCTTCGCGGCGGGCGTGGGCGCTTACGGCGCTGCGATGTTCCACCTCTTCACCCACGCCTTCTTCAAGGCGCTGCTGTTCCTGGGCGCGGGTTCGGTCATCCATGCGATGCACCATGAACAGGACATGCGTTACTATGGCGCGCTGCGGAAGGAGATACCGATCACCTTCTGGACGATGACGCTGGGCACGCTGGCGATCACGGGCGTCGGCATTCCGCTCGCCGGCTATGGTTTCGCGGGCTTCTATTCGAAGGACGGCATTCTGGAAGCGGCCTATGCTTCGGGCGGGGCGGGCGTCGGCGCCTATCTGGTCGGCGTGTTCGCGGCCTTGCTCACCAGCTTCTATTCGTGGCGCCTGGTGTTCCTGACCTTCTTCGGCAAGCCCCGCTGGGCCGCTTCGGAACATATCCAGCATGCGGTTCACGGGCACCATGAATCTCCGGAGGAAGAAACCGGGCATGACGGCCATGGCCATGACGATCATGGTCACGGCCACGAGCAGACCGGCACGGCGGGCTATCATCCGCATGAAAGCCCCTGGGTCATGCTGATCCCGCTGGTGGTGTTGAGCCTGGGCGCGGTGTTCGCGGGTTTCGCTTTCCACGATCAGTTCATCGGTCCCGAAGGCGGCATCGAGTTCTGGAAGGGCGCTTTGGCGTTCGACAGCCACCTGATGCACGCCGCGCATGAAGTGCCGACCTGGGTCAAGTTCGGTCCGTTCACGGTGATGCTGACCGGGCTGGCGATCGCCTGGCTGGCCTATCTCAAGTTCACCGACTGGCCGCGGCGCTTCGTCGCCACCTTCGGCGCTCTGTACCAGTTCCTGCTCAACAAATGGTATTTCGACGAACTGTACCATTTCCTGTTCGTCAAGCCCGCCTTCGCCATCGGCCGCTTCTTCTGGAAGTTCGGCGACGTCGGCTTCATCGACCGCTTCGGGCCAAACGGACTCGCGGCGCTGGTCGTGCAGGGCAATAAAGTCACCCGTCGGCTTCAGTCCGGCTACCTCTATACCTACGCGCTGGTGATGCTGATCGGCCTCGCCGCGGCCGCAACCTGGGCGATGACACGATAA
- the nuoK gene encoding NADH-quinone oxidoreductase subunit NuoK — protein sequence MIGLQHYMVVSVILFVMGVLGIFINRKNVIIILMAIELILLSVNINLVAFSAFLGDLVGQVFSMFVLTVAAGEAAIGLAILVIYFRGRGTIAVDDVNRMKG from the coding sequence ATGATCGGCCTTCAACATTATATGGTCGTCAGCGTGATCCTCTTCGTGATGGGGGTGCTGGGTATCTTCATCAACCGCAAGAATGTCATCATCATCCTGATGGCGATCGAACTGATCCTCTTGAGCGTGAACATCAACCTCGTCGCCTTCAGCGCCTTCCTGGGCGATCTGGTGGGGCAGGTGTTCAGCATGTTCGTGCTGACCGTCGCGGCGGGTGAGGCGGCCATCGGCCTTGCCATCCTCGTCATCTACTTCCGCGGTCGCGGCACCATCGCCGTCGACGACGTCAACCGGATGAAGGGCTGA
- a CDS encoding NADH-quinone oxidoreductase subunit J codes for MIHVIAFYLFAILVVSSGALTILSRNPVHSVLWLIMAFFNAAGLMVLLGAEFIAMLLVIVYVGAVAVLFLFVVMMLDIDFAELRAGFVDYLPFGLLIALVLLAEIVLGIGLWSAGPIELAQRAAPVNPELSNIQAIGALLYTRYIFLFEAAGIVLLVAMIGAIVLTHRARGGVRGQNVAKQNRRRPEDAVRNVNQPVGQGVEL; via the coding sequence ATGATCCATGTAATCGCCTTCTACCTGTTCGCCATATTGGTGGTGAGCAGCGGCGCGCTCACGATATTGTCGCGCAATCCGGTCCATTCGGTCCTCTGGCTGATCATGGCCTTCTTCAACGCGGCGGGGCTGATGGTCCTGCTGGGCGCCGAATTCATCGCGATGCTGCTCGTCATCGTCTATGTCGGCGCGGTCGCCGTGCTGTTCCTGTTCGTTGTCATGATGCTCGACATCGACTTCGCCGAACTGCGCGCCGGTTTTGTCGATTATCTGCCCTTCGGACTGCTGATCGCGCTGGTGCTGCTGGCGGAGATCGTGCTGGGCATCGGCCTGTGGAGCGCCGGTCCCATCGAACTGGCGCAGCGCGCCGCGCCGGTGAACCCGGAGCTTTCGAACATCCAGGCGATCGGCGCACTGCTCTACACCCGCTACATCTTCCTGTTCGAAGCGGCGGGCATCGTCCTGCTGGTGGCGATGATCGGCGCCATCGTGCTGACCCATCGCGCCCGCGGCGGCGTGCGCGGCCAGAATGTCGCGAAGCAGAACCGCCGCCGTCCCGAAGACGCCGTGCGCAACGTCAATCAGCCAGTCGGGCAGGGGGTGGAGCTGTGA
- the nuoI gene encoding NADH-quinone oxidoreductase subunit NuoI: MSLGYYVKSFTLWEFVKAHALTLKYFFKPKATINYPYEKNPISPRFRGEHALRRYPNGEERCIACKLCEAICPAQAITIEAQPRDDGSRRTTRYDIDMTKCIYCGFCQEACPVDAIVEGPNFEFSTETREELIYDKAKLLENGDKWERAIAANLAADAPYR, translated from the coding sequence ATGAGCCTCGGTTACTACGTCAAGAGCTTCACCCTCTGGGAGTTCGTGAAGGCGCATGCTCTGACCTTGAAATATTTTTTCAAGCCCAAGGCGACGATCAACTATCCCTATGAGAAGAATCCGATTTCGCCGCGCTTCCGGGGGGAGCATGCGCTGCGCCGCTATCCCAATGGCGAGGAGCGCTGCATCGCGTGCAAGCTGTGCGAGGCGATCTGTCCGGCCCAGGCCATCACCATCGAGGCGCAGCCGCGCGACGACGGCAGCCGCCGCACGACGCGCTACGACATCGACATGACCAAGTGCATCTATTGCGGTTTCTGCCAGGAAGCCTGCCCGGTGGATGCCATCGTCGAGGGTCCGAATTTCGAATTCTCCACCGAAACCCGCGAGGAGCTGATCTACGACAAGGCCAAGCTCCTTGAAAATGGCGACAAGTGGGAGCGGGCGATTGCCGCGAACCTTGCCGCCGATGCGCCCTATCGGTAA
- the nuoH gene encoding NADH-quinone oxidoreductase subunit NuoH encodes MTAFFQNLGLPFEGAWLLSTVIGILVIALPLMLAVAMIIYADRKIWAAMALRRGPNVVGPFGLLQSFADGAKVFLQETIIPSAANRALFLIAPIITFTVALIAWAVIPFQVGVVVANINVGLLYILAISSLGVYGIVLSGWASNSKYPFYSAIRASAQMISYEVSIGFILVCVVLWAGSFNLTAIVESQRGYYGFLNGNGFNPLLFPMSIMFLVSAMAETGRAPFDLTEAESELVAGYQTEYSSMAFALFWLGEYANVILMCGLNAILFWGGYLPPFDWAPLYLVPGIVWFLAKILFFFFVFSWVKATVPRYRYDQLMRLGWKIFLPTSLLFVFLVSGFLMLTRYGGAQ; translated from the coding sequence ATGACCGCCTTTTTCCAAAATCTCGGCCTGCCTTTCGAGGGCGCCTGGCTGCTGTCGACCGTCATCGGCATTTTGGTGATCGCCCTGCCGCTGATGCTGGCGGTGGCGATGATCATCTATGCCGACCGCAAGATCTGGGCGGCGATGGCGCTGCGTCGCGGTCCGAACGTCGTCGGCCCCTTCGGCCTGCTCCAGTCTTTCGCGGATGGCGCCAAGGTGTTCCTGCAGGAAACCATCATCCCGTCGGCCGCCAACCGCGCTCTCTTCCTGATCGCGCCGATCATCACCTTCACGGTGGCGCTGATCGCCTGGGCGGTGATCCCGTTCCAGGTCGGGGTGGTGGTCGCCAACATCAATGTCGGCCTGCTGTACATCCTCGCCATCTCATCTCTGGGCGTTTACGGCATCGTGCTGTCGGGCTGGGCGTCCAACTCCAAATATCCCTTCTATTCCGCGATCCGCGCCAGCGCGCAGATGATCAGCTATGAAGTCTCCATCGGCTTCATCCTGGTGTGCGTCGTGCTGTGGGCCGGCAGCTTCAACCTGACCGCCATCGTGGAAAGCCAGCGGGGCTATTACGGCTTCCTGAACGGCAACGGTTTCAACCCGCTGCTTTTCCCCATGTCGATCATGTTCCTGGTGTCGGCCATGGCGGAGACGGGCCGCGCCCCCTTCGACCTGACGGAAGCGGAATCGGAACTGGTGGCCGGTTATCAGACCGAATATTCGTCCATGGCCTTCGCCCTGTTCTGGCTCGGCGAATATGCGAACGTGATCCTGATGTGCGGCCTGAACGCCATCCTGTTCTGGGGCGGATATCTGCCGCCGTTCGACTGGGCGCCGCTTTATCTGGTGCCGGGCATCGTCTGGTTCCTCGCCAAGATCCTCTTCTTCTTCTTCGTCTTCTCCTGGGTGAAGGCGACGGTGCCCCGTTACCGCTATGACCAGTTGATGCGGCTGGGCTGGAAAATCTTTCTGCCGACCTCGCTGCTGTTCGTCTTCCTGGTTTCGGGCTTCCTCATGCTGACGCGCTATGGAGGCGCACAATGA